Proteins encoded together in one Musa acuminata AAA Group cultivar baxijiao chromosome BXJ3-6, Cavendish_Baxijiao_AAA, whole genome shotgun sequence window:
- the LOC103990095 gene encoding probable WRKY transcription factor 57 produces MEEERPALEPDASGGSSWAFSGDGAAAAIASLEDLYGGGGGGDGEGEIGWGLPLGPPCVGEEGVFPPLLEVPESSSGSAPAAAAAKATREERSDPPAASGDAASSVSSEEPPPESDEKAADTANKTCKKGIKRTRQPRFAFMTKSEIDHLEDGYRWRKYGQKAVKNSPFPRSYYRCTNSKCTVKKRVERSSEDPSIVITTYEGQHCHHTVSYPRGGSHLHTAAALAAAQQLALSAPQLYAPPSPFPQSPSLIHPQQEQRPPSLLDRTLALPAVDEGLLGDIVSPATRNR; encoded by the exons ATGGAGGAAGAGCGGCCCGCGCTGGAACCCGACGCCTCCGGGGGATCCAGCTGGGCGTTCTCTGGCGACGGTGCCGCCGCCGCGATCGCCTCCCTCGAGGACCTctacggcggcggtggcggcggcgacggcgaagGGGAGATCGGTTGGGGCCTGCCGCTGGGTCCTCCCTGCGTCGGGGAGGAAGGTGTGTTCCCCCCGCTTCTCGAAGTACCGGAGTCCTCGTCCGGATCCGCCCCCGCGGCAGCGGCGGCAAAAGCAACCAGGGAGGAGCGATCGGATCCTCCCGCGGCCTCTGGCGATGCCGCGTCTTCGGTCTCGAGCGAGGAGCCGCCGCCTGAGAGCGACGAGAAGGCGGCCGATACCGC GAATAAAACCTGTAAGAAGGGAATCAAGCGCACTCGACAACCCAGGTTTGCATTCATGACCAAGAGTGAGATAGATCACCTTGAAGATGGCTATAGGTGGAGAAAATATGGGCAGAAAGCCGTGAAGAACAGCCCATTTCCGAG GAGCTACTATCGGTGCACCAACAGCAAATGCACGGTGAAGAAGAGAGTGGAGCGTTCATCTGAAGATCCCAGCATCGTGATCACCACCTACGAAGGGCAGCACTGTCACCACACCGTGTCTTACCCTCGTGGAGGCTCACACCTTCATACCGCAGCAGCCCTCGCAGCAGCTCAACAACTAGCTCTATCGGCGCCGCAGTTGTATGCACCACCATCGCCGTTCCCTCAGAGCCCTTCGCTGATCCATCCACAGCAAGAACAGCGACCCCCGTCCCTGCTTGACCGAACCCTAGCACTTCCCGCCGTCGACGAGGGTCTGTTGGGTGATATAGTCTCGCCTGCGACGAGGAACAGATGA
- the LOC135586396 gene encoding uncharacterized protein LOC135586396 encodes MGTCVSTLNRRPRSRKYSLRSRKCCRKISTSAPDAPAPRKNDLPNHFACSQIVHVKTAATTRRKSEVSNLAFHLTQLQWHHSPMERNVLCQEEVWFDCVSILESESDDDFSSVCGDCLSSINGSIGTQTLQYENASLLVDAVCKFEELLDPTPIALAVEQHIETDEGKTGKLLSNDECEDADRLEIVNPQGSDILLEKVDEAKLRNQTESCTKMKKVLEDICGSFKGLKEIRHDTEENFRDSTLKQLSSSCAPHLVPSISFNDKIQQFPPTSPQCQKRRSAVIRVSVKRKSKDGDETTEFCASKKYLYRPIAGLSVPCSTSEKPAQGCWSTLEPSSFKLRGESYFRDKKKSPAPHHTPYTPIGIDLFSCQRKVNHIAQHIELPSIKAQEKVPSLLVVNIQLPTYPAAMFLGDGDGEGMSLVLYFKISDNFDEEISPQFQDSIRRFVNDEIEKVKGFPMDSTTPYRERLKILAGLANPEDLQLNSAEKKLVHAYNAKPVLSRPQHNFYQGSNYFEIDLDVHRFSYISRKGFEAFRERLKHGILDLGLTIQAQKQEELPEHLLCCVRLNRIDFVNHGQIPALMTVDHDM; translated from the exons ATGGGTACCTGTGTGTCAACATTAAACAGAAGACCTAGATCTCGGAAGTATTCTCTCCGATCAAGAAAATGCTGTAGGAAGATTTCTACATCAGCCCCCGATGCACCTGCCCCTAGGAAAAATGATTTACCAAATCATTTCGCTTGCAGTCAGATTGTTCATGTTAAGACTGCTGCAACAACTCGCCGGAAATCTGAGGTCTCAAATCTTGCATTCCATCTTACTCAATTGCAATGGCATCACAGCCCGATGGAGAGAAATG TGTTATGCCAAGAAGAAGTATGGTTTGATTGTGTCAGCATTTTAGAGTCTGAATCTGATGATGACTTCAGTAGTGTTTGTGGAG ATTGTCTTTCCTCAATAAATGGTTCGATTGGGACCCAAACGCTGCAATATGAAAATGCTTCACTCTTAGTGGATGCTGTATGCAAGTTTGAGGAACTTCTTGATCCCACCCCAATTGCTTTGGCAGTTGAACAACACATTGAAACAGATGAGGGCAAAACTGGAAAGCTTTTGAGCAATGATGAATGTGAAGATGCAGATAGACTTGAGATTGTAAATCCACAAGGGTCTGATATTCTGTTGGAAAAGGTTGATGAAGCAAAACTTAGAAACCAGACCGAAAGTTGTACCAAAATGAAAAAGGTCTTAGAGGATATCTGCGGTAGCTTTAAAGGTTTAAAGGAAATAAGACATGACACAGAGGAAAATTTTCGTGACAGCACATTGAAGCAATTGTCTTCATCATGTGCACCTCATTTAGTTCCTTCCATCAGCTTTAACGATAAAATTCAACAGTTTCCTCCTACTAGCCCACAATGTCAAAAGAGGAGGTCAGCAGTGATCAGGGTTTCAGTTAAGCGAAAATCCAAAGATGGAGATGAAACTACTGAATTTT GTGCTTCAAAGAAATACCTATATCGGCCAATAGCAGGCTTGTCAGTTCCATGTTCAACCAGCGAAAAACCAGCGCAAGGATGCTGGTCTACTCTTGAACCTTCATCTTTTAAGCTTCGTGGGGAGAGCTATTTCAG AGATAAGAAAAAATCGCCTGCTCCACATCATACCCCATACACTCCAATCGGTATAGATTTGTTTTCATGCCAACGTAAAGTAAATCACATTGCTCAGCACATTGAGCTTCCCTCTATTAAGGCACAGGAGAAAGTGCCCTCTCTGCTGGTTGTCAATATTCAG CTTCCTACTTATCCTGCTGCTATGTTCCTCGGTGATGGCGATGGTGAAGGGATGAGTCTTGTACTGTACTTCAAGATATCTGACAATTTCGACGAAGAAATTTCTCCCCAGTTCCAGGATAGCATTAGA CGATTTGTAAATGATGAAATAGAGAAGGTTAAAGGGTTTCCGATGGACTCAACCACTCCTTACAGAGAAAGACTTAAAATATTGGCTGGGTTAGCCAACCCTGAGGATCTCCAGTTGAATAGTGCGGAAAAGAAACTTGTCCATGCTTACAATGCGAAGCCGGTGCTTTCACGCCCTCAACACAATTTTTATCAG GGTTCGAATTACTTTGAAATTGACCTAGATGTTCACCGGTTTAGCTACATATCAAGAAAGGGATTTGAAGCATTTAGAGAACGATTGAAACATGGAATACTTGATCTGGGTTTAACGATTCAG GCACAGAAACAGGAGGAACTACCAGAGCATCTCCTGTGTTGTGTGAGGTTGAACAGAATCGATTTCGTCAACCATGGGCAGATTCCAGCACTCATGACGGTCGACCACGACATGTAG
- the LOC135641478 gene encoding cation/H(+) antiporter 15-like, which yields MQAAFNVWLTYVRRLVSLLQSGALLGPTLPYVVTRVLTFFHYLFGLGGAAPDYEHIRQQYLGTVFRAEGLSLMRTAASFGIQMHFFFVCVKMKPGHLKRCGKKAFAIAISSVVVPYLLLNELKKVFKIQEDYMIEGIGYYTCLDYINMITSISSFPVVGSILAELRLLNTELGRLTMSASLIADLGSSFYIVVYTIVTVSRNLSMGVLEAASKMVGYVILVAFLFFVFQPWIRWIVRRTPKGGRVWEGHVIMVILAVIAMGAFSDSYLSSHWEASVYLGLLVPDGPPLGTALIERGEFIPAELLIPLTYLIAGRWIDFTTVTQPKMSVALLLYMFAGYTVKTLSAMVPAIYFNMPIRNAALMGLMLNFTGLVQIANYMGLADAYSGTPIMNQQAYAVLIVSGVCITAISSSLVAIFYDPLSSDHVMGCRTVQHLMPQAELRLVAPVLNEEPVPHILNLLEASSADEQTPICVYVLHLVELMGRATSTIIAHKNRKGQLDAHQMDRLHNVFINYEQTKKGIVAVQPFTAVSPYKSMQHDICSLSVEKNVHFVVVPYPRKELGANAELYQATRSIISNVLTQAPCSVGILVHHALAGFGQIVPGQFQYHVKILFWGGADDREALSCGARMALHAGVSVDVTRVLPPTERNRDKDVICDEELLREFQINNADNERVAIEEVVVSNVEETIGLIKSIDKAYDLVLVGRRQGSSSWLGEVMDEWIESPELGMVGDMLASSEFTDSCFSVLVVQQYV from the exons ATGCAGGCGGCGTTTAATGTTTGGCTTACGTACGTACGTCGACTGGTGTCGTTGTTGCAGAGCGGTGCTCTTTTAGGGCCGACTCTTCCGTACGTAGTGACTCGAGTGCTTACCTTCTTCCATTATCTCTTCGGCTTGGGCGGTGCGGCACCCGACTACGAGCACATCAGACAGCAGTACCTGGGTACGGTTTTCCGGGCGGAAGGGCTTTCGTTGATGCGCACGGCAGCAAGTTTCGGCATCCAGATGCACTTCTTCTTTGTCTGTGTGAAGATGAAACCCGGCCACCTGAAGCGGTGCGGGAAGAAGGCCTTCGCCATCGCCATCTCCAGTGTGGTCGTGCCCTACCTCCTCCTTAACGAGCTAAAAAAGGTGTTCAAGATCCAAGAGGACTACATGATAGAGGGCATCGGCTATTATACATGCCTTGACTACATCAACATGATCACTTCCATCAGCTCGTTCCCTGTGGTGGGCAGCATCCTGGCGGAGCTCCGACTGCTCAATACCGAGCTCGGTCGCCTCACCATGTCGGCGTCCCTGATCGCTGACCTGGGCAGCAGTTTCTACATCGTCGTCTACACCATAGTGACGGTGTCCAGAAACCTGAGCATGGGTGTGCTGGAAGCAGCGAGCAAGATGGTCGGCTATGTCATCTTGGTagctttccttttctttgtgtTCCAGCCATGGATACGGTGGATCGTACGTCGGACCCCCAAGGGTGGCCGCGTCTGGGAGGGCCACGTCATAATGGTGATTCTCGCCGTGATCGCCATGGGCGCCTTCAGCGACTCCTACCTGTCATCCCACTGGGAAGCGTCCGTCTACTTGGGGCTGTTGGTGCCCGACGGGCCACCGCTGGGGACGGCGCTCATCGAACGAGGGGAGTTCATCCCCGCCGAGTTGCTCATACCCCTCACCTACCTCATCGCAGGCAGGTGGATCGATTTTACCACCGTCACACAGCCCAAGATGTCTGTGGCGCTGCTGCTGTACATGTTTGCAGGCTACACCGTCAAGACCCTGTCCGCAATGGTGCCGGCCATATACTTCAACATGCCGATTCGCAATGCTGCCCTGATGGGCCTCATGCTCAACTTCACCGGCCTCGTCCAGATCGCCAACTACATGGGTTTAGCAGACGCATACAGCGGCACTCCC ATTATGAATCAGCAGGCTTATGCGGTTCTCATCGTTTCTGGTGTCTGTATAACGGCGATAAGCTCGTCGTTGGTGGCCATCTTCTACGACCCCTTGAGCTCCGACCACGTCATGGGCTGTCGAACGGTGCAGCACCTCATGCCGCAGGCGGAGCTTCGCCTGGTGGCGCCGGTGCTCAACGAGGAGCCCGTCCCGCACATTCTCAACCTCCTGGAGGCGTCCTCCGCCGACGAGCAGACCCCCATCTGCGTCTACGTCCTCCACCTCGTGGAGCTCATGGGCCGGGCCACCTCCACCATCATCGCTCACAAGAACCGCAAGGGGCAGCTGGACGCGCACCAGATGGACCGCCTCCACAACGTCTTCATCAACTACGAGCAGACGAAGAAGGGGATCGTCGCCGTCCAGCCGTTCACCGCGGTCTCCCCCTACAAGAGCATGCAGCACGACATCTGCTCGCTCTCCGTGGAAAAGAACGTTCACTTTGTTGTTGTCCCGTATCCGAGGAAGGAGTTGGGGGCCAATGCGGAACTCTATCAAGCCACTCGCAGCATCATCTCCAATGTCCTCACTCAG GCTCCCTGCTCCGTCGGCATCCTCGTCCACCACGCCCTCGCCGGCTTCGGGCAAATCGTGCCGGGGCAGTTCCAGTACCACGTCAAGATCCTGTTCTGGGGCGGCGCCGACGACCGGGAAGCTCTGTCGTGCGGCGCGCGCATGGCACTGCACGCCGGCGTCAGCGTCGACGTCACCCGGGTCCTCCCGCCGACGGAGCGCAACAGAGACAAGGACGTCATCTGCGACGAGGAGCTCCTCCGGGAGTTCCAGATCAACAACGCCGACAATGAGCGGGTGGCGATCGAGGAGGTGGTGGTGAGCAACGTGGAAGAGACCATCGGCCTCATCAAGTCCATCGATAAGGCGTACGACCTCGTGCTGGTGGGGCGGCGGCAGGGGTCTAGTTCGTGGTTGGGTGAAGTAATGGACGAGTGGATCGAGTCGCCGGAGCTGGGGATGGTGGGGGATATGTTAGCCTCCTCGGAATTCACCGATTCCTGCTTCTCCGTTCTTGTAGTCCAACAATATGTTTGA
- the LOC135641479 gene encoding zinc finger protein ZAT4-like: MITLLSLSHFAPVHGFYSSPQSAREMEGDRLLPPLPLASSKHRCKVCRKCFPTGRSLGGHMRSHFTVAANSSSEGDERQQSSYSLRENPKKTWRLSDSGDGDGEMQCAECGNEFLSWRAFFGHMRCHSEKPSEERGEQEGPCSNVVHRNGFGSQLGTEAAAETVAERRIRSKRTDQASPEDEDGAINLMLLSRGVRNWSRSCSETSDKNSAEVLETWDFVSNGSEKTGSKSSDPRNGFKKMESRGANDGIVRDDIDETKKPVAYASITDDLKNPDQEPMPCPSKNEDLSSVAGETSMKTRLDGIDHKLGRNSSSMLERFDPADDSLRHASSNDCLAKATKKRSQFECKSCNKVFDSHQALGGHRASHKRMKGCRGHRTHVAENSTETDASADEAATEDTGSGSSKANKGHRCLICSRFFSSGQALGGHKRSHLVATAGSKRLWAAIRQQPLEKPGVLDLNLPADGSEDLKSWWLGGNLKHEPLLGVISN; encoded by the exons ATGATtactctgctctctctctctcattttgcTCCCGTGCATGGATTCTACTCCTCTCCGCAAAG TGCCCGGGAGATGGAAGGAGATCGGTtgttgccgccgctgccgctggcgTCGTCGAAGCATCGCTGCAAGGTGTGCCGCAAGTGCTTCCCGACCGGGAGATCTTTGGGTGGCCACATGAGGTCTCACTTCACCGTGGCCGCCAACTCCTCGTCGGAAGGCGACGAGCGGCAGCAGAGCAGCTATAGCCTGAGGGAGAACCCCAAGAAGACTTGGCGGCTATCGGATTCCGGCGACGGAGATGGAGAGATGCAGTGCGCGGAGTGCGGCAACGAGTTCCTGTCCTGGAGAGCGTTCTTTGGACACATGCGGTGCCACTCCGAGAAGCCTTCCGAGGAGCGAGGAGAGCAAGAAGGCCCCTGCAGCAATGTCGTCCATCGGAACGGCTTCGGCAGCCAACTTGGCACCGAGGCCGCGGCAGAAACCGTTGCAGAGAGGCGGATAAGATCGAAACGGACCGATCAAGCTTCTCCTGAGGACGAGGACGGCGCCATCAACCTCATGCTGCTCTCCAGGGGTGTCAGAAACTGGAGCCGCAGCTGCAGCGAGACGTCGGACAAGAACTCGGCGGAGGTTCTTGAGACTTGGGACTTCGTCTCGAATGGAAGCGAGAAGACGGGATCCAAGTCGAGCGATCCAAGAAACGGGTTCAAGAAGATGGAATCTCGTGGTGCTAATGATGGAATCGTCAGAGATGACATCGACGAAACCAAGAAACCCGTGGCCTACGCCTCCATCACCGACGACCTCAAGAACCCTGACCAAGAGCCGATGCCATGTCCTTCCAAGAACGAGGATCTGAGTTCTGTTGCAGGGGAAACAAGCATGAAGACTAGATTAGACGGAATCGATCACAAACTTGGGAGGAATTCTTCAAGCATGCTGGAGAGGTTTGATCCTGCCGATGATTCTCTCCGTCATGCTTCTTCGAATGATTGCTTGGCTAAGGCTACCAAGAAGAGAAGCCAGTTCGAATGCAAGTCCTGCAACAAGGTGTTCGACTCCCACCAAGCTCTCGGCGGCCACAGAGCAAGCCACAAGAGGATGAAAGGCTGCCGGGGCCACAGGACCCATGTCGCTGAGAACAGCACGGAAACCGATGCTTCGGCAGACGAAGCAGCGACGGAGGACACCGGCAGTGGATCGTCGAAGGCGAACAAGGGCCACCGGTGTCTCATCTGCAGCAGGTTCTTCAGCTCCGGCCAGGCTTTGGGCGGCCACAAGAGGTCTCACTTGGTGGCCACCGCTGGTTCCAAAAGACTTTGGGCGGCCATTCGGCAGCAGCCACTCGAGAAGCCCGGCGTGCTCGATCTCAATCTTCCAGCTGATGGAAGTGAAGACCTCAAGTCATGGTGGCTGGGAGGCAACCTCAAGCATGAGCCACTGCTGGGTGTGATCTCCAATTGA
- the LOC135640526 gene encoding protein RETARDED ROOT GROWTH, mitochondrial-like has product MSRRTAFLHLKRLLGASRSPLPPPPRSVLRSPAPPPLLQRRSCSSSPLLSFFSGNTAVSDAYESNLFPVHQGHGERRLGESQAEEEVAKYIPVKAFFLSTSIDLKSLQTENSSDVIPPTSRSSNCVALRYNDFQPETSDSVVKESVHYRHVIVFQYGSAVLFNIADHEAERYLDIIRKHASGLVPEMRKDDYAVVEKPSLEAWMEGGLDYITLKCLDIDGIRIIGSVLGQSIALDHYVRQVDDMVEEFTDINRGMEKTGTFNMNRNKLFQLVGRANSSLADVILKLGLFDRSEIAWKNANYAQILEYLREEYELAQRIGNLDFKLKFVEHNIHFLQEVLQNRKSDHMEWLIIILLLVENILSFYDLAMKV; this is encoded by the exons ATGTCGAGGCGGACTGCCTTCCTCCACCTGAAGCGCCTACTGGGAGCGTCGAGGTCGCCCCTTCCTCCGCCGCCGCGCTCCGTTCTTAGGTCTCCCGCGCCCCCTCCGCTTCTGCAGAGGCGCAGCTGTTCCTCCTCGCCCCTCCTGAGCTTTTTCTCCGGAAACACGGCGGTTTCTGATGCGTACGAAAGCAATCTTTTTCCCGTGCATCAGGGGCACGGAGAAAGACGCCTAGGGGAGTCgcaggcggaggaggaggtggcgaaGTACATCCCGGTCAAGGCCTTCTTCCTCTCTACTAG CATTGATCTGAAGAGCCTGCAGACCGAGAATTCAAGTGATGTAATTCCTCCGACTTCTAGATCATCTAACTGTGTTGCTCTGCGCTACAATGATTTCCAGCCTGAAACATCA GACAGCGTGGTCAAAGAAAGTGTACATTATCGCCATGTGATTGTATTCCAATATGGTTCTGCCGTGTTGTTCAACATTGCAGATCATGAAGCTGAGCGGTACCTAGATATAATCCGGAAGCATGCATCTGGATTGGTACCAGAGATGAGAAAGGATG ATTATGCTGTAGTTGAGAAGCCATCATTGGAAGCATGGATGGAAGGAGGTCTGGACTATATAACTCTAAAATGTTTGGATATTGATGGAATACGCATAATTGGAAGTGTACTAGGTCAAAGCATTGCTCTCGATCATTATGTACGACAG GTCGATGATATGGTTGAGGAATTTACAGACATTAATCGTGGCATGGAGAAGACTGGAACTTTTAACATGAACAGGAATAAACTGTTCCAACTTGTTGGAAGGGCAAATTCTAGTCTTGCTGATGTGATTTTAAAGCTGGGCCTTTTTGATAG GTCCGAAATTGCTTGGAAAAATGCGAATTATGCCCAAATTCTGGAGTATCTGAGAGAAGAATATGAACTGGCACAACGTATCGGAAACCTCGATTTTAAACTGAAATTTGTGGAG CACAACATCCATTTCCTTCAAGAAGTCCTCCAGAACAGAAAAAGTGATCACATGGAATGGTTAATCATTATATTGCTATTAGTGGAAAACATCCTTTCATTTTACGACCTCGCAATGAAGGTTTAG
- the LOC135639965 gene encoding uncharacterized protein LOC135639965 yields MFLSLSYYVLIILPICCRSQDTSHIIFIIQMSQVTEFSSVIPEVVKPKRAEWTTATVETDSITTPYPLNTDGKILSRYLRPSTGSCHDFCKYGLKHEYEEKKRHHFFLGASTNSQMPDGEHNQSHFMTVNQRKHKSELKPRTTNTKDELTDKTRLSEQMDLPPEMIIQTSSSLTSLAAGFVHESSSLKHISTVHDRENNASFEHSAANQNEKLSEEFMDVASDEHESRRLSCESVITKLDRTTLQNGVAVEECIPITKVEGSSEEPVSMKFMISSTIQDNFASSEHKAEKATEGSSLEQISMELRIASPIIDDIAFAEYQMANGVDESSNKSMNIGVKALPGSSEGPSSLKLLNHKSKASAKCRPAYRTEALPKEALSMKLKTPPSQKSSTSTMNTPIDQAGFAKKQIQVRSSRIGDKTKRELNMLKRNEETGGSNGHKEIKEEQCDISVGPKCVKKNFAARKTMKSIRLESEQEHPSCFKSNILSATPRVMKKATLPPSKSLVDRSFVGGTSLKLKVLVKSSPASISSTGLFDPRYREKIIKVGDKSNGGKEKAFESLSTLPSTKSRLSRVSSMKLRKYRKVIPSFTTNYQAKAGNFGLKDKTIRAFEPNLEKIDLKALRQKLRKHRSHPDRNEELKESGSQLGGSSETVLHREASQRTYRDVCESEIKSAPERNTGVNSEYKIGTSRKSNFSRSKMVNLQPENNNNPPRRLRFRQVQTVGDNRKAKEIATESFRNRMESDGAGPSASLSDAINVVLRHQDVNDKKDTQGLFNNVIEETASKLVESRKSKVKALVGAFETIISLQETKVAPLVAVP; encoded by the coding sequence ATGTTTCTTAGTCTGTCTTATTATGTGCTCATAATCCTGCCTATTTGTTGCAGAAGTCAAGACACAAGTCAcattatatttataattcaaaTGAGTCAAGTGACAGAATTTAGTTCAGTAATTCCTGAAGTAGTAAAGCCTAAAAGAGCAGAATGGACAACTGCAACAGTGGAAACAGATAGCATTACTACACCATATCCTTTAAATACTGATGGGAAGATTCTTTCTCGCTACTTAAGACCTTCTACAGGTTCTTGCCATGATTTCTGTAAATATGGACTTAAGCATGAATACGAAGAAAAGAAAAGGCATCACTTTTTCCTAGGGGCTTCAACCAACAGCCAGATGCCTGATGGCGAACACAATCAATCACATTTCATGACTGTAAATCAGAGAAAGCACAAATCAGAGCTCAAGCCAAGGACAACTAACACAAAAGATGAACTCACTGATAAGACTAGACTCAGTGAGCAGATGGATCTTCCACCTGAGATGATAATTCAGACTTCCAGTTCCCTTACCAGTCTAGCAGCAGGATTTGTTCACGAATCCTCAAGCTTGAAGCATATTTCTACAGTACATGACCGAGAAAATAATGCATCTTTTGAGCATTCAGCtgcaaatcaaaatgaaaaattatCAGAGGAATTTATGGATGTTGCATCTGATGAGCATGAATCCAGAAGATTATCCTGTGAATCTGTAATCACGAAACTCGATAGAACAACCTTGCAGAACGGTGTTGCTGTTGAAGAGTGCATACCCATAACTAAGGTAGAAGGTTCATCCGAGGAACCTGTAAGTATGaagtttatgatttcgtcaacaaTTCAGGACAACTTTGCTTCTTCTGAGCATAAAGCAGAAAAAGCAACAGAAGGATCATCGTTGGAGCAGATAAGCATGGAGTTGAGGATTGCATCTCCCATCATAGATGATATTGCATTTGCTGAGTATCAAATGGCCAATGGAGTAGATGAATCATCTAATAAATCAATGAACATTGGGGTGAAGGCTCTTCCTGGATCATCTGAGGGGCCATCAAGTCTGAAATTGCTGAATCATAAGAGCAAGGCATCTGCTAAGTGCAGACCTGCCTATCGAACAGAAGCATTACCTAAGGAAGCTTTGAGCATGAAGCTAAAGACTCCTCCATCTCAAAAAAGCTCCACATCTACCATGAACACACCAATTGATCAAGCAGGATTCGCCAAGAAACAGATTCAGGTGAGGAGTTCAAGAATAGGTGACAAAACAAAGAGAGAGTTgaacatgctgaagagaaacGAGGAAACTGGAGGCTCTAATGGACATAAAGAAATAAAGGAGGAACAATGTGATATATCCGTTGGACCAAAATGTGTCAAGAAGAATTTTGCAGCAAGGAAAACAATGAAATCAATCAGGTTGGAGTCTGAGCAAGAGCATCCATCATGTTTCAAGAGCAACATTTTATCTGCCACACCCAGAGTAATGAAGAAGGCAACCTTACCCCCTTCCAAGAGTCTGGTTGATAGATCATTTGTAGGTGGGACATCTTTAAAGTTGAAGGTCTTGGTAAAATCTTCACCTGCATCCATTTCTTCAACAGGACTATTTGATCCAAGGTACCGGGAGAAGATAATCAAGGTTGGAGACAAGTCTAATGGGGGCAAAGAAAAAGCATTTGAATCACTGTCAACCCTTCCATCCACCAAGTCTCGGCTTTCTAGGGTATCAAGCATGAAGCTGAGAAAATACAGGAAAGTAATCCCTTCTTTCACCACGAATTATCAAGCAAAAGCTGGAAATTTTGGTCTCAAGGATAAAACTATCCGTGCATTTGAGCCTAATTTGGAGAAAATTGACCTGAAAGCCTTGAGGCAAAAACTCCGAAAACACAGATCACATCCAGACAGGAATGAAGAGCTCAAGGAATCTGGATCTCAGTTGGGCGGATCTAGTGAAACTGTTTTGCACAGAGAGGCATCTCAGAGAACCTACAGAGATGTTTGTGAAAGTGAAATAAAAAGTGCTCCTGAAAGGAATACTGGTGTTAACTCAGAATATAAAATTGGCACATCTCGTAAGTCAAACTTCAGCAGAAGTAAGATGGTTAACCTTCAGCCTGAAAACAATAATAATCCTCCGAGGAGACTCAGATTCAGGCAGGTTCAGACTGTAGGTGACAATCGGAAGGCTAAAGAAATAGCGACAGAGAGCTTTAGAAACAGGATGGAATCAGATGGCGCAGGACCAAGTGCTTCTCTCTCGGATGCTATTAACGTTGTCTTGAGACATCAAGATGTCAATGATAAGAAAGACACCCAAGGTTTGTTCAATAATGTGATCGAGGAAACTGCAAGCAAGCTTGTTGAGTCTAGGAAGAGCAAAGTTAAGGCCTTAGTTGGTGCTTTCGAAACCATTATCTCTCTTCAAGAAACCAAAGTAGCTCCACTAGTTGCAGTTCCCTGA